The proteins below are encoded in one region of Pseudophryne corroboree isolate aPseCor3 chromosome 8, aPseCor3.hap2, whole genome shotgun sequence:
- the LOC134947523 gene encoding protein kinase C delta type-like: MGTTRRKKAKEKRRYKGKQVKRSRKLSKRAKKQAAKKKMRRNALVARIQKGWGRFSAFLKKKKDQFLHLCSRFPRFWHRRNMDQQIAQESGTMPTSHNNTATAPLTVETFTFHSLLGKGGFGKVMLATDAIRNERVAVKILKKRALLQALKKRPLIKHEDILVESRVLQLANESSFLIHGNAAFHTENYLYCVMELADGGDLFHFYDENFLEPTTITFIAAELVCGLQFMHSRGIIHRDLKLGNVLLTTDGHVKIADFGLSLLNTRGKTNAKVLGGTPAYMAPEILTQQSYSAAIDWFAFGVMIHLLALREYPFPGENRAEITKNILTQEPPNLWLTDDVTGDFISKLLCKNQSRRLGVKGNVRKHRFFSSINWKMIETGKATSPVKPDKTSMYTGQKQQIHAPNSEAFKEPIAAMDQSIFDNIQFVCPKWSETYHNVPMEVDPVSPEYYDLLAACLDVYY; this comes from the coding sequence ATGGGAACTACTAGGAGAAAGAAAGCTAAAGAGAAACGTAGATACAAAGGCAAGCAGGTAAAGAGGAGCAGGAAACTGAGCAAAAGAGCAAAAAAGCAGGCTGCCAAGAAAAAGATGAGAAGAAATGCATTGGTGGCACGGATACAGAAAGGCTGGGGACGATTTTCGGCATTTCTGAAAAAGAAGAAAGATCAGTTCCTACATTTATGTAGCAGATTTCCCAGATTTTGGCACAGGAGAAACATGGATCAGCAAATTGCACAAGAGAGTGGCACTATGCCCACCAGCCACAACAACACAGCCACTGCCCCCTTAACAGTTGAAACATTTACTTTCCACTCACTACTtggaaagggaggttttggcaaagtgATGCTCGCAACAGATGCTATTCGTAATGAAAGAGTGGCAGTTAAGATCTTAAAGAAGAGAGCATTACTACAAGCCCTAAAAAAGAGGCCACTAATAAAACATGAGGACATTTTGGTCGAGAGTCGAGTCCTTCAGTTGGCAAATGAAAGCAGTTTCCTAATCCATGGAAATGCGGCATTCCACACAGAGAACTATCTATACTGTGTAATGGAACTGGCTGACGGAGGGGACCTATTCCATTTTTATGATGAGAACTTTCTGGAGCCAACCACAATAACGTTTATAGCGGCAGAGCTGGTCTGTGGCTTGCAGTTCATGCATTCCAGAGGAATAATACACAGAGACCTAAAATTGGGTAACGTTTTGCTGACCACAGACGGACATGTAAAGATCGCAGACTTTGGTCTTTCCCTCCTGAATACACGTGGAAAAACCAATGCCAAAGTACTTGGTGGAACACCTGCCTATATGGCTCCAGAAATTCTAACTCAACAGTCATACAGTGCAGCTATAGACTGGTTCGCATTTGGTGTTATGATACATTTACTCGCTTTACGAGAGTACCCTTTTCCAGGAGAGAATCGTGCAGAGATAACGAAGAATATCCTTACACAAGAACCACCAAATTTGTGGCTTACTGATGATGTAACAGGGGACTTTATATCCAAACTCCTTTGCAAGAACCAGTCCCGCCGGCTCGGGGTAAAGGGCAATGTGCGAAAACACCGCTTCTTCTCTTCAATTAACTGGAAGATGATAGAAACTGGAAAAGCAACATCCCCAGTAAAACCAGACAAGACCTCCATGTATACTGGTCAAAAACAACAAATCCATGCGCCCAACAGTGAAGCATTCAAAGAGCCAATTGCTGCAATGGACCAAAGCATTTTTGATAACATTCAATTTGTTTGCCCTAAATGGAGTGAAACATATCATAATGTGCCAATGGAAGTAGATCCTGTATCACCAGAGTATTACGACCTACTTGCTGCCTGCCTCGACGTCTACTACTAA